The following DNA comes from Malania oleifera isolate guangnan ecotype guangnan chromosome 12, ASM2987363v1, whole genome shotgun sequence.
TTTGTGTTGGAAGAACAAGAGGCAAAGAAATGGGAAAACAATAGAAACAAACTAAAACAGAAAccagaaaaacaaaaataaggCAGCTGGATTGAACAATCTTATCTTCTTGCTTCTAACGGAACAGGGAAAGACCAATTCATTGaaaaatgcttgaacttttccATCCAATCTCCTCATGAGAAAACCTGGGAAAAATGTCACCTCACGAAGCAGTGTTACATCAGAAATGCCGTATGAAGAAATTTCGGGCACCCCAGTCAGTGCTGCAAACAAAGTGTAgtttaatatttcataaaatagCAGAACAAAAGAAGAAAGATAAAAGAGGGGCAACTTAGCAGAGAAGATGTTAAAATATTACCTCGGTCTCGGGAGCTTTGGATTCTTCAGCTTTGAAGTTGTCTTCACCTGCATCCAAGCATTAATGTTAGAAATGCTTCCAGaagtatattttttaaaacatttaaatatCCTTAAGAAAATGAATGACAGATCTCTTATTATCTTctattttgccaagggtgaggaaaTTTAAACGATTCACCATTGTTGGTGCCATGATATGAGAAACATTACAGAAAATGTTAGGGTCATCTACCACTGGCAACCTTTGTTGACTCAAAGTGGACCTAAGATTTCCCCACATTTAAATATactaaaagtaaaaatgaacaaAACAGCTTTTATATCACGCCAGAAGGGGGCAAATTTGAAAGATCCCCTTTATTGACGCCAAAAGTGTCAAGAAAATAGTGAATCCTCTACCTGCAAATGCACAGTCCTAGCATTGACTTGAAAAGCATCTAATGTTTCCATTCTTAATCATGTGTTTCAAATATTTACCGACCATTTTACAGATCTCCATTACACCTAATTTATTACTTCAGGCTGTACAATACCTCCATCTTCAGGCAAATCCGAGGTCCAGAGAGTGAGGTTGTCTCTCAATAACTGCATGATCAGGGTGCTGTCCTTGTATGACTCCTCGCTCAAGGTGTCCAACTCTGCAATTGCCTCATCAAAAGCTTGTTTAGCCAGATGGCAGGCCCTGCAAGTTTGAAAAACCAAATTTAAGATCCAAGAAGTCCAGAAAACTAGAATGAGAATATTTCAAACCATTTAAGCAGAACCCAGTCGAAATATAGGGATTACCTTTCAGGGGAGTTCATTATCTCATAGTAGAAGACAGAGAAATTGAGAGCAAGACCAAGACGGATTGGGTGGGTTGATGGGAGATCTGTGTTTGCAGTGGCTGATGCAgcctaaagaaatatgggaacaGAATGGCACATCAAGCAAAAGAAAAAGCCAAGTATTGTACACAAATGAACATTGTTTCAACATGTGTAATGCATCAGCATGAACAAGAACTCGGGAAAGATGAACACCTCATAGCCTTTCAAAGACTGTTCTGCTGCTTCTTTCCTCTCCTGGTCAGTCTTAAACTCAGCGAGATACCGATAATAATCACCTTTCCTGAACTCGCAGAAAACAAAACAAGTGAAATAACTTAAACTTCTTAGAAAAAGAAACATATAAGCaataatgtgttttttttttgtttattgaaGGCCCAAATTGGGTCTAGGCCACACAATAGAAGATAACTCATCCCTCATGTCATACCCCTTCCAAGTTTCAAACCTAAATCTCAAGCTTTATCCACTGAGATGTGTCCTAGGAGACATCTCACCAATAAATAATTGAAGAGTAGGTGGGAAACATCTTTGATATTGCTGACAGGCCATGGATAAAAAAGCAAAAGTTCACTTAAGATGGATCGTAACTCAGCCACACAATTAGCCTACCTCTTAGATGTGCAATGCTTGCATAACAGGTGCAAAAAAATTAACTAATCATCATATCTAGACATGATAATTATCTCGTATGATACCCTTCAAATGTCATATCTAGACATGATAATTATCTCATATGATACCTTCAATTTAAGATCAATAAGTATGTTCTTGCTGATAAAAGGCTGAGGATGAGTATTATCAATCCAGTCAATGCGGAGAGGACTGCTGAAAATttataaaatcaaacaataaggaaaatt
Coding sequences within:
- the LOC131144286 gene encoding 14-3-3-like protein GF14 iota isoform X1, yielding MSTEKERETHVYLAKLAEQAERYEEMVESMKSVAKLDVELSVEERNLLSVGYKNVIGARRASWRIMSSIEQKEESKGNEQNVKLIKGYRQKVEEELTKICNDILTIIDQHLIPSSKSGEATVFYYKMKGDYYRYLAEFKTDQERKEAAEQSLKGYEAASATANTDLPSTHPIRLGLALNFSVFYYEIMNSPERACHLAKQAFDEAIAELDTLSEESYKDSTLIMQLLRDNLTLWTSDLPEDGGEDNFKAEESKAPETEVIF
- the LOC131144286 gene encoding 14-3-3-like protein GF14 iota isoform X2, giving the protein MSTEKERETHVYLAKLAEQAERYEEMVESMKSVAKLDVELSVEERNLLSVGYKNVIGARRASWRIMSSIEQKEESKGNEQNVKLIKGYRQKVEEELTKICNDILTIIDQHLIPSSKSGEATVFYYKMKGDYYRYLAEFKTDQERKEAAEQSLKGYEAASATANTDLPSTHPIRLGLALNFSVFYYEIMNSPERACHLAKQAFDEAIAELDTLSEESYKDSTLIMQLLRDNLTLWTSDLPEDGGEDNFKAEESKAPETEH